From the genome of Nasonia vitripennis strain AsymCx chromosome 1, Nvit_psr_1.1, whole genome shotgun sequence, one region includes:
- the LOC107980515 gene encoding uncharacterized protein LOC107980515 — protein sequence MEVARFAPRPISTKYLSCAVRGCGSKSHKDATICFHKFPRPGQCFVKVDDQKIDRFLVWKNLLEVDHVTPKTKVCSLHFLKSDYFFPDIQAQKRILKKIAVPSCNLPGVDVKRGNNESPGVSKKPNEEILFVNVKVENVDFESTPEFANFQSTDIKQEILEEPFFKDAEVQANESPKPSVKDVEMQAKLVSSQFPYEEFIRKTKNSGPEPPVKDAEVQVKTDCILFNVIHCIKSDQELHISTGIESFDALSAIVQRIKEICGEKFEHPNMRLNTRERVIMTFMKLKHNLSYSFLAILFKHYTPTHCKRVITETIDILSQCSKDGISWPLIKDIKKTLLKHS from the exons ATGGAGGTCGCACGATTCGCACCGCGTCCGATATCAACGAAATACCTATCTTGTGCAGTGAGAGGCTGCGGCAGTAAATCACACAAGGATGCTACCATTTGCTTTCACAAGTTCCCGAGACCGGGGCAATGTTTCGTCAAGGTAGATGACCAGAAGATAGATAGATTTCTGGTGTGGAAAAATTTATTGGAAGTCGATCACGTCACTCCAAAAACGAAAGTTTGCTCGCTGCACTTTTTAAAGAGCGACTACTTCTTCCCGG ACATCCAAGCGCAAAAGAGGATATTGAAGAAGATCGCAGTGCCTTCGTGCAATTTACCCGGGGTCGATGTAAAGAGAGGTAACAATGAAAGTCCAGGAGTCAGTAAGAAGCCCAACGAAGAAATCCTTTTCGTGAATGTCAAAGTGGAAAATGTGGATTTCGAAAGCACTCCGGAGTTTGCTAATTTTCAATCGACTGACATCAAGCAAGAAATACTCGAGGAGCCTTTTTTCAAAGACGCAGAAGTGCAAGCGAACGAAAGCCCGAAACCTTCGGTCAAAGATGTCGAAATGCAAGCGAAGCTCGTCAGCTCGCAATTTCCTTACGAAGAGTTTATCCGGAAAACCAAGAATTCCGGGCCTGAGCCTCCGGTCAAAGACGCGGAAGTGCAAGTGAAGACCGACTGTATCTTATTCAACGTGATACACTGTATAAAGAGCGACCAAGAGCTACACATCTCAACCGGCATCGAGTCGTTCGACGCTTTGAGCGCCATCGTGCAACGAATAAAGGAAATCTGCGGCGAAAAATTCGAGCATCCCAACATGAGATTGAACACGAGAGAACGAGTGATCATGACATTTATGAAATTGAAGCACAACTTGTCCTACAGTTTCTTGGCGATTCTCTTCAAGCATTACACGCCAACGCACTGCAAGCGAGTCATCACCGAAACCATAGATATATTGAGCCAGTGTTCGAAGGATGGAATTTCCTGGCCATTGAtcaaagatattaaaaaaacattgCTAAAACATTCGTAG